In one Rhodothermia bacterium genomic region, the following are encoded:
- a CDS encoding phosphatidylserine decarboxylase family protein: MFAKEGYGIIARAALLALCFVLAGLWLGGMVSLVFFGLALFSILFTLYFFRDPKRIPPKEAAEGFLLLSPADGKIVVDEVVHEPLYLKGEARQISIFLSPLDVHVNRSPVKGVVEFDQYVPGEYLVAWEPKASERNERSQIGVLHPSGRKFLFKQIAGFVARRIEYHIHPGDHVEAGERFGIVKFGSRMDILMPLDVVVDVKMGQHVYAGTTILGRIPQS, from the coding sequence ATGTTTGCAAAAGAAGGTTATGGCATTATTGCCCGTGCGGCATTGCTCGCACTCTGTTTTGTATTGGCTGGCCTCTGGCTTGGAGGAATGGTATCCCTTGTCTTTTTCGGACTTGCGCTGTTTTCGATCCTATTTACCCTTTATTTCTTTCGAGACCCCAAACGCATTCCGCCAAAAGAAGCGGCGGAAGGTTTTTTATTGCTTTCACCTGCCGATGGCAAAATTGTGGTGGACGAAGTGGTTCACGAACCATTGTATCTCAAAGGCGAGGCACGGCAGATATCCATCTTTCTTTCGCCCTTAGACGTGCATGTGAACCGCTCGCCAGTCAAAGGTGTTGTGGAGTTCGATCAATATGTGCCGGGAGAATATTTGGTGGCTTGGGAGCCAAAAGCCAGTGAACGGAACGAGCGCTCCCAAATTGGGGTACTGCATCCAAGTGGCCGTAAGTTCTTGTTTAAACAAATCGCGGGCTTTGTTGCCCGAAGAATTGAGTACCATATTCACCCTGGAGACCACGTTGAGGCAGGAGAACGCTTTGGCATCGTTAAGTTTGGTTCGAGAATGGACATTCTTATGCCCTTAGATGTAGTGGTGGACGTAAAAATGGGACAACACGTCTATGCCGGAACCACGATCCTTGGTCGTATTCCCCAATCTTAG
- the pssA gene encoding CDP-diacylglycerol--serine O-phosphatidyltransferase, producing the protein MNLFCGFLAIVQVHENNLLAACWLIIMAGLFDLFDGMVARMANATSDFGIELDSLADVVSFGAAPAFLVYVFDLHTLGLVGLLVAALPALGGAIRLARFNTNASSDKSFFFSGLPIPAQALALVAFILAFHDFSFAPYFEFGRKSVLVPLVVTLSLFMVSTIRFASMPKPTVSSFKAHPWLWAGYGICFLLILFLQDIGIFLSILLYLLANLIYALLTLVRTLWAETEPEITR; encoded by the coding sequence ATGAACTTGTTTTGCGGGTTTTTGGCTATTGTGCAGGTTCACGAGAACAACCTTTTGGCCGCTTGTTGGCTGATTATCATGGCGGGTTTATTTGACTTATTTGATGGCATGGTTGCACGGATGGCTAATGCCACGAGTGATTTTGGCATTGAGTTGGACTCTTTGGCAGATGTGGTGTCCTTCGGTGCAGCCCCCGCTTTTTTGGTATATGTGTTCGATTTGCACACGCTTGGGCTGGTGGGGCTACTTGTTGCAGCACTTCCGGCATTGGGCGGGGCAATACGGCTGGCACGTTTTAACACCAACGCCTCTTCCGACAAAAGCTTCTTCTTTTCGGGCTTGCCCATTCCTGCACAAGCACTGGCATTGGTTGCCTTCATTTTGGCCTTTCACGACTTTAGCTTTGCGCCCTATTTTGAATTTGGGCGGAAGTCGGTCTTGGTTCCGTTGGTCGTGACTTTATCCCTGTTTATGGTCAGCACCATCCGGTTTGCCTCTATGCCAAAGCCTACGGTTTCCTCGTTTAAGGCTCATCCTTGGTTATGGGCGGGCTATGGGATTTGTTTTCTTTTGATCTTGTTTTTACAAGACATTGGTATATTTTTATCTATCCTGCTCTATCTCTTGGCAAATCTTATTTATGCCTTGCTTACACTTGTCCGAACGCTTTGGGCAGAGACAGAACCCGAAATCACACGTTAA
- the purS gene encoding phosphoribosylformylglycinamidine synthase subunit PurS: MTFKAIVTVTLRPSILDTQGKAVEHALEQLGYQQISQVRIGKHIELTVEADTALDAELQVRNAAEKLLANPVMENYTVVLQPI, encoded by the coding sequence ATGACGTTTAAAGCCATTGTCACTGTTACCCTGCGTCCTTCTATATTGGATACACAAGGAAAGGCCGTAGAACATGCCTTAGAACAATTGGGGTATCAGCAAATTTCCCAAGTTCGCATTGGGAAACACATAGAACTGACCGTAGAAGCGGATACGGCCTTAGATGCAGAACTACAAGTGCGGAATGCCGCCGAGAAACTGCTTGCAAACCCCGTGATGGAAAACTACACGGTTGTTTTACAGCCTATCTAA
- a CDS encoding ATP-dependent Clp protease adaptor ClpS yields MKTPSHLLLVTSEAASPLEEVLELTEVRMDRPWRVILYNDDVHTFDEVIYQLQLATGCSREQAEKFAWETHTKGKAKVYEGEFEDCFRVQMILKEIELITEIQG; encoded by the coding sequence ATGAAAACACCCTCTCATCTGCTACTTGTAACTTCTGAAGCCGCCAGCCCATTAGAGGAAGTCTTGGAATTGACCGAAGTTCGCATGGATAGGCCGTGGCGGGTCATCTTGTATAATGATGACGTCCATACGTTTGATGAAGTGATTTATCAACTCCAGTTGGCTACGGGTTGTTCAAGGGAACAGGCGGAAAAATTTGCATGGGAGACCCACACCAAAGGAAAAGCCAAGGTTTATGAAGGTGAATTTGAAGACTGTTTTCGCGTACAAATGATCCTGAAAGAGATTGAGCTGATTACCGAAATTCAGGGGTAA